A segment of the Methanobacterium sp. Maddingley MBC34 genome:
AAACCATTATAAACGATGAAAAGAGAATACTAACCCTAACCACTTACCTCGACGGTGAAATCGATGATGTAAGCGATGTATGTCTAGGAGTACCGGTAAAGTTAGGTATAAATGGTGTGGAACGAATTATCAGCGGGAAAATGAGTGATAACGAATTAGAAGATTTTAAAACAGCTGCCAGAGTTGTTAAAAACGCCACAAATGAAGTAATGGCATCAGTGGAAGGAAAAGTTAACTTTTCAAAATAGTATATGTCAACTTTTCAAATACTTATTTTAGTGCATTTTTTTGGAAAATTTTCAAATAGAATTTTTAAATGATATCTTATTTTCAAATAATGATTGTTTAGATAGCAAAAAAACTAATTAAAAAAAAATATGTTTAGGGTCTAATTTAATGACCCTGTATCTAAAACATACCCTAAATCTAAAACCTTGTTTTAAAATTTTTAATCTACTAATTTAGTTAGTTCCATTACCAGAAGATTGTTGTGTGTTGGTAGATGGTGTAGTTGTTTCAGTAGGTGTAGCTGTGTCAGCCGTGGTTGTATCCGCTGTGGTTTTGGTGGTGGTTTTGGCTGTGTTGGTGGTGTAGGTAGTTGGAGTATCATCATAACTGCTGCTTGTATCACTGGATTTGTTGGTTACGTTAAGTGTGAAATTTCCTGCAGAGTTCATAATACCTGTGAAATAACCCCCAACAAAACCCCCAACTAATGTAAATACTACTAATACCGCTACTAAAGAAATAGGTACTTTTTTCATATATTGTCTCCCTAATACGCATGATAAAATTTGAATATTTTTTAAATTTTAGATAGTTCTTATTAAATTTCCGAAACTGAAAAAGTTATTTAATGTTTTTTATTTTTCTTATTAAAATATTTCTTTTATAATTTTATTGATCCTGAAAAAGGACATTTGATGTAGTATATATCTCACTGCCCCTATAATAAGCTTATGCCTGAAATTGTTAAATATTATTAATTGTAAGTTAAATATTATTTTAGTTTTTCCAGGATCTAGATTTATTAATTCTATGATCTGACCCAAATAAATCATTAGATCTTAAAAAAAGAAATAAAAAAGGGGAAAGAATTGTTATCCAGTCTCCTCTGAAAGATAGTTGTACACAAATGCAGCTAAAACAGCTCCTACTATGGGGCCTATAATATATATTGGGAAGTATATCCACAGGTTAGAACCTCCCAGGAGCAGATCTCCCAAGTAGGGCCCAAAGGTTCTGGCAGGATTTAATGATGCGCCGGTGATGTTTCCCAGTGTGGTTATCGCACCAGCAACAGTTAACCCAATTATCAATCCTGCAAATCCCGGTGGGGCTTCCCTATCAACTGCCACTCCCATTATAGCCAGCATTAGAATGAAAGTTCCAATGGCTTCTGCCAGGATGGCTTGAAAATAACCAATTCCCTCAAATGGTGCTGTAGCACCCAGGCCTCCGGTAGTTACTGCACCCATTCCAATTATATAGGCCAATGCAAAACTGGCCAGAGCTGCTCCAACGAGTTGAGCAACCAGGTAGGGTGCCACATCGCGTGATGGGAATTTTTTCACGGACCACAGTGCTATGGTCACTGCGGGGTTGATATGACAACCAGATATCTTTCCAAATGCATAGATACACGCACTTATAGCTAATCCAAAGGCTAAACCTATTGCTAACCAATCCCCCAGACCTCCCATGGCTCCGATTCCAATGTTAAATGAGTTGGGAGGTGTTTGACCTGAACTTATCATCAGGGTGATGATTGCAGCTCCAGTACCGAAAAAGACAAGTATAAAAGTCCCGATAAGTTCAGCCACTGATCTTTTCATTAATGAAACCATTTAATTATCCCCCTTTAGCTTCATGTTTAAGTGCATGGTTACAGTATTTACACAGTATCCTAGGCAGTGTTTCTTTAAGTTTTTCTGCAGGGAAAGGGTACCCTCCACTCCATATCTCAGTTTCCTGTCGGATTGCGTGGTCCATGCATAATCCCATACCACAAACTATGCAGATGGCAACTGCATCTGTTGATTTACCTTCTTCTGCACAAATATAACATTTCATCGATTTACCCCCGAAAATTCATTTTTTAATTAATGATCCGTTTTAAAAAAAATGGAATGTTTAAGTAGATAGTAAGTTTAGATAACTATCTACATTACTTAAACACTCTTAACCCCTAACCGAAATTTAACCATTAAATCTCTGAGGATTATACTGCTTCTTTCCACTGGCAGTGATTGTGCCTGAAGTCAACCAGTGATGCTGCAGCACAGTTTTTGCAGGTCCGTACTGGGGAAGCAGGACTTTCTTTGTGCAGGGCTATGATGTTGGTCATCAAGGTGGCAGTTACCGGTTCACTGGTTAAAAGGCAGGGATAATCCGCTAGTCTCATGAGTGATGAAAACCGGACTGTAATGGCACATGCAGGGTAAGTGTAACGCTGCGGATTCATGACCACCTCGTTCTGGTGAACAGGTTCTAAGTCAACCTTAAATCCAGCTACTTTAGGTATCAATATACCTGAAGAGCCATTAAGTGCCTTGCGTGCCTGATCAATGTACCCCCATCCACGGTAGATCATGTCCATGAAGTCACTGTTGTGGAGTTCAGCAGCAGCTCCCCTGGTGGGGTAAAGTTGCACGTAGTTGTGGAATCTTTTGGTTAATAGGTCCACCACTGCTGGTGCGTTGAAACCGTCCAGCTCCAGTATGTACTCCACTGCACAGGCAGATGCTCCGGTTGCCAGGGAAAGAACTTCATATTCACTCTTAAAGTCAGGAAGAGCCTTTTTCAAGGTTGCATCCATCACATTGGTGGTGGCTTCAATTATGGCCATTGTCACATCGTCTTTGCACATGTTGAATGTGGATTGGGCAATATGGTGGGATATGTCACCCACACAGTAAGCAGGGACTGTAAGGATATTACCATAATGGACATCATCTTCCATTGCAGCAATTATTGTACTTTCCATTTTATCCCTGTATTGGGCCATGTACTTCCTTACATCGAAGGAAGAGTGTCCAGCATTGTCCATGAGTTCAGCCTGGGCTTCAACCGGGTTCTGGTAGATATGTTTGATTTCAACGATTTCCTTCTCAACTGCCTGGGCTACAGTGGCCCCATTTTCAATTTCATTGGCGAATACTTCACCAATACCATAGGAAGTGTTCATTCCCCACGATTTAGCAGATAATATAGCCTGTTTATGTTTTAGAGGTATGTCCACAGTTTTAACTATACGATTTATGGTATTACTGGTACTGCCAGGCATCAGGGCAAAATCAACCACACAGGTTGGTCCGTAGAATCCACCATACCTGCGGACTACTTCTTTACCAATTAAAGCTTCTGCTTTTCCTATGGCCTCAATGAATTTAGAGAGACTCCCCTCAAAGTCAGGGTCTTCATCGCGAAGTATTTCCAGTACCACTGGCGTTTGATAGTGTTCCACGAAAGGATCATCTTCTGGTCTGATGGTATCGGTTAAGCTGTCCAGAATGTTGTAATGAGCCTTCACGGAATTTACATGAAGGTTAATAACTGATTCAGATTGTTCGGCAGTTGCTTCCATTTTCT
Coding sequences within it:
- a CDS encoding hypothetical protein (PFAM: Uncharacterized protein conserved in archaea (DUF2180)), whose amino-acid sequence is MKCYICAEEGKSTDAVAICIVCGMGLCMDHAIRQETEIWSGGYPFPAEKLKETLPRILCKYCNHALKHEAKGG
- a CDS encoding hypothetical protein (PFAM: Uncharacterized protein conserved in archaea (DUF2193)); its protein translation is MVGLYEKMVQEAMMAQKADVETVKNKRGTQFHIKDTKAYLDVVQKMEATAEQSESVINLHVNSVKAHYNILDSLTDTIRPEDDPFVEHYQTPVVLEILRDEDPDFEGSLSKFIEAIGKAEALIGKEVVRRYGGFYGPTCVVDFALMPGSTSNTINRIVKTVDIPLKHKQAILSAKSWGMNTSYGIGEVFANEIENGATVAQAVEKEIVEIKHIYQNPVEAQAELMDNAGHSSFDVRKYMAQYRDKMESTIIAAMEDDVHYGNILTVPAYCVGDISHHIAQSTFNMCKDDVTMAIIEATTNVMDATLKKALPDFKSEYEVLSLATGASACAVEYILELDGFNAPAVVDLLTKRFHNYVQLYPTRGAAAELHNSDFMDMIYRGWGYIDQARKALNGSSGILIPKVAGFKVDLEPVHQNEVVMNPQRYTYPACAITVRFSSLMRLADYPCLLTSEPVTATLMTNIIALHKESPASPVRTCKNCAAASLVDFRHNHCQWKEAV
- a CDS encoding MIP family channel protein (PFAM: Major intrinsic protein~TIGRFAM: MIP family channel proteins), with the translated sequence MVSLMKRSVAELIGTFILVFFGTGAAIITLMISSGQTPPNSFNIGIGAMGGLGDWLAIGLAFGLAISACIYAFGKISGCHINPAVTIALWSVKKFPSRDVAPYLVAQLVGAALASFALAYIIGMGAVTTGGLGATAPFEGIGYFQAILAEAIGTFILMLAIMGVAVDREAPPGFAGLIIGLTVAGAITTLGNITGASLNPARTFGPYLGDLLLGGSNLWIYFPIYIIGPIVGAVLAAFVYNYLSEETG